The nucleotide sequence TAACGTTTGCGCAAAAAGTACTTATCATCCTCGATCAAATGCCATTCGCCCAGTACTGGCGATTTTTCCTGGTCATTATCCCTCGTCTCGGTAGTAGGCATCCAATAAACAGCTTCATCTGTAAATAAATCTAGCCACGCTTCAAAATCTCCTTGGTCTAATAAATAAGCTTCACGATACAGAAATGTTTCAATCTCCTTCAGGATCTCCAGGTTAGTCATGAAAGACCCCCTCCTCACTCATCAACTTTAGCCAATATCGATAATAGTTCCTCTGATTCTGCTCGCTGTAATGCCGACCAAGGACACCGGGCAACCCTGGAATTTGAATCTCCCCCTCGTGACGAATACCCATGGAGTAATCAAAGTTAAACTGTCTCGTCACATAAGGTTTAGTTGCCTTGGTAATTTGCTCGAAATTTTCCCCGTCATCCGCTGCAAAAATTCCACCAGGAGCATTTTCGCGTTGGGAAAATCTCCTAGCATACTCCTTCGCAACATCAGGAGCTTCACTGTCGTATAAGGGGATTTGCCACAATTCCGTTTCATCTACTCCTTTAGGATGCCACTGGAATAAATGAATTCCACGAAAAACCCCGAATGTAAGAAACGTTAGATTCGGGAAAATCAGCAGCTGGCCAACTTGATGCAAGTCTGCATGCACTGGTGAAAGTTTTTCCCTCAGTTTTTTATCCACTGATTCCAAATACCTTTCTGCTTCAGGACCAAGTTGTTTGGCTATCATACGATCCAGCTCTAAACCTTTTCCAAATTCAGGTATATCCGCTACGCTATGTCCATTATCGCAGTAAGCATTATAAGATCCAACTGCGTCATAGGGCGGCATGAAGCCAATTTTAAAAGCGGAGCCATGAGTATATAAGACATGGTAGTCATCTCCAAAATTTTCTGTTGGAATCTTCCAGTTTGTTCTGAGTCTTAGTTTCATTACTGGACCCGTTACCTCGAAATTCCCCAAACACTTTTCAAAAGCAAGATCCATATACCATAGAAAATCTTTTCCGGCATATTCCACAAACGGTGCAGCGTTTGGATCCCAATTCGCGAAGATAAACCCCTTATACGATTCAACCCGCGGAACCTCTCTAAGGCGGTACTTCGAACGATCCAACTCTCCCCAATATGCGTATTCAAATTCTGGTACGCCAATTAAATTTCCACTATTTTCAAAGGTCCATCCGTGATATGGACATCGATAGAATCTTGAATTTCCAGCATCAGTTCTACAAATCATCATCCCACGGTGGGGGCAAGCGTTTAAAAATACGTGAATCTTTCCTTCTAAATCCCGAGTTATAATGACAGGATCTTCTCCCATATAATTAGTTACGTAGTCTCCTGGCTGTTTAATTTGGCTTTCGTGGGCAACAAAAAGCCAGCTCTTTGTAAATATTTTTTTCAGCTCTTCCTGATAAATCTCTGGATCCCAGAAAATCGCGGGACTAATCGAACCTTTTTCAAGATCAATAAATCTTTCCAAAGTTTTCATAACCGCTTTCCTCCTTTACATCTGACTGCCCGGAGCCGCGCATCATGCTCCTGTTACTTGATCAAACTTCCATGACCACGCTGCCCATTCCCGTTGCCCAGGACTGGGGAGCTTCATAGTACAGAATTCTCCCTTGCCTACCCTGAACCATGGAAGCCATCATGATCCAGTTGCGAATCTCCTGGCCCCCATTGCCCCCTTTTTCCATAATTTCTTCAGTCGAAAGATCGTAGAGTTCCTCCACACGCCCGGAAGAGATCACATCCAACAGCATGCGATCCCACTCTTCATTGATGCCGCCGGTTCCAGGCGGAAGCCAGTGGGAAAGGCCACCGGTCCCAATAACCGCAACCCTTTCGTTCTCCGGACGCAACGTTTCAATGGTCTCGCGCAAAACCTGCGCCAACTTTACGCACCGTTTCATGCTGGGCATAGGTTGAGTCATAATATTGGTGAGAAGGACGACAACGGGAATCTTCATTCCCGGATTGGCGTAGAGCAACGGCAACATCACACCGTGATCCAGCAATAGTTCTTCAGAAGTTGCCAGATCAAATTCGTTGTCAAAAGCATGTTGTACAAAACTTTGTGCAAAATCCCGGTGCCCGGTTACCTGAACTTTAGGGATATCCATGTCTCCGTACGCCATGTGCTTGTCACCGACACCTACACAAAACGCCGGCATATTATCCAAATGAAGATTGACCATGTGTTCGCTGGACATGCAAACAATGACATCCGGCCTAGCATCTTGAATGTAGCGCCCAAAGCGCCGAAATCCTTCAACAACATTCTTGGCCTGTTCTTCCACTCCGTGACTGCTCATCATGATATGAGAAGTAGCCGCTGCCGCAACAATTTTTCCCACGGTCAATACCTCCTCGTCCGCTTCGGGGCTGTTTTCGTTCCATTTTTAGAATCAACCAGTATAATCTGATGAAACTGTAAGTTTCTGAATTCTACAAGTCCTGAACATACTCCTTCACAGTCACGTGCCGAGCAGCGTCTTCATTTTTGAGCAACAAGTACCAGATCTGCAGGATCGGATGCATACCGATCGCGGACAATTTGGGCGGTTCGCCCACCTTCAAACCCTCGATTTCGTCTTCGGTCAACGTATATCGGCGAAGAACCGAATCCTCGTCACGCTTAAATGCGGCCGCAAGCTCTTTATCACGAACGATGTCCTGAACCAGTTTGTTCACTTGCCAAGCGCTCATCGTCCAATCCGCTCCTTTTGGATAGAAGATAGGCGTTAATAGGTTACGCATTCTTTAAAAAGTAGAGCGTAACGGCACAGAACTCATCAGGATGTTCGATCATCGCCCAATGACCGCAATTCGGGATAATATGCATCCAGGCATTCTCTATCAGCCTGCAGATCTCCCAGGATTCATCAATGGGAACCATGCGGTCGTTCTTTCCATGAATAACCAGAGTTTTGTGAGGGATACTCTGTAACTCTTCATCCTCATAGAACATTCCGTTCTTTTCCACCCACTTCATCGTGCCAATATACGCTTCCATCGTTCCTGGACTTTGACTGAGTGCCAGCCGATAATCGACCATGGCCTCATCCACTTCAAACTTTGGATTGGTTAAACCACGAACAATCTTATACATCTGTTCACGTCCAGGCGTATATTTCAGCACTGCATTTAATTCTTCACTCC is from Kyrpidia tusciae DSM 2912 and encodes:
- a CDS encoding aromatic ring-hydroxylating oxygenase subunit alpha; the encoded protein is MKTLERFIDLEKGSISPAIFWDPEIYQEELKKIFTKSWLFVAHESQIKQPGDYVTNYMGEDPVIITRDLEGKIHVFLNACPHRGMMICRTDAGNSRFYRCPYHGWTFENSGNLIGVPEFEYAYWGELDRSKYRLREVPRVESYKGFIFANWDPNAAPFVEYAGKDFLWYMDLAFEKCLGNFEVTGPVMKLRLRTNWKIPTENFGDDYHVLYTHGSAFKIGFMPPYDAVGSYNAYCDNGHSVADIPEFGKGLELDRMIAKQLGPEAERYLESVDKKLREKLSPVHADLHQVGQLLIFPNLTFLTFGVFRGIHLFQWHPKGVDETELWQIPLYDSEAPDVAKEYARRFSQRENAPGGIFAADDGENFEQITKATKPYVTRQFNFDYSMGIRHEGEIQIPGLPGVLGRHYSEQNQRNYYRYWLKLMSEEGVFHD
- a CDS encoding DODA-type extradiol aromatic ring-opening family dioxygenase, translating into MGKIVAAAATSHIMMSSHGVEEQAKNVVEGFRRFGRYIQDARPDVIVCMSSEHMVNLHLDNMPAFCVGVGDKHMAYGDMDIPKVQVTGHRDFAQSFVQHAFDNEFDLATSEELLLDHGVMLPLLYANPGMKIPVVVLLTNIMTQPMPSMKRCVKLAQVLRETIETLRPENERVAVIGTGGLSHWLPPGTGGINEEWDRMLLDVISSGRVEELYDLSTEEIMEKGGNGGQEIRNWIMMASMVQGRQGRILYYEAPQSWATGMGSVVMEV
- a CDS encoding extradiol ring-cleavage dioxygenase LigAB LigA subunit produces the protein MSAWQVNKLVQDIVRDKELAAAFKRDEDSVLRRYTLTEDEIEGLKVGEPPKLSAIGMHPILQIWYLLLKNEDAARHVTVKEYVQDL